Genomic window (Phragmites australis chromosome 21, lpPhrAust1.1, whole genome shotgun sequence):
tgaccattAGTATGTTTCAAATGATCAAAATTGGCTATATAAGAACTGTGCCATCAAACTCTCTAAAGTTTCACCTCTAATATATTTAAAATTGTCAAGATTAGGTATATGAAAATTATGTTGCTTGATTTGTATTTAAAAATGCTTTAATAGAGTACAATTTTATTAGCATATATTTGCAcaggttttaaaaaattgatctTTCCAAAGTtgtgacaaaaaaaatcaaaaacatcatatgaaaaagaagagaatgatATTCGATTTGTCTTTAAAAATGATTTcctaaaagtagttttttagtATATGTAAACAATAAAGTTATACATAGTATTCGTCAAAACTAGAACTTTCAATATTTTAAACCTTTCTCtaaagaaaatttagaataaACATCATATATGTCGTAAAGCGTTTTGGCCATCACATGAGCCTTGGCCTATGTCGAGATCGGTCTAAGAAACAGACGAATCTCATGTATGTGCTGAGCTCAAGAATCAATCCTAACATAAAGtgactttattgatgataatcattacagtATCCAACTGAATCATACTTAAATTGTCCTACATAAGTGACCTtcaatatcaaaaaaataaaataaaaatgcaatgGATCTACGTAGTATTTATTCTTCACAATGACTGTACAGGCAAACCAATGAAGAAAACACCTTAGAATGATCTATCTTCCATAAACACCTGAAAGTATTCTGCTACTGAGTTTGTTTGGTTTAGCAAATGTGAACACATGCATACTCCACaagttgtgagaaaaatatgcatatgaaggttgGAACAATAATATGACAATTATGACTCTTTTGTGTAAAACAACATGAactttagaaaaaagaaaagaaaagcgaGTAAAtgattaagtgaataacaacaAATAAATAACAACCTCAAGATTCCAACATCTTGACTTAACCTCAAAAttgaccacctcaaccaaggttctcaCCACCTGGGTTGACCATTACTAACACCTCaatcacagttcccaccactgtgCTTGTCCAAACCGACCaaacatcaagttctaatcatgtgagggttccTTGTTGCTGGTAactgtgagcatggctgaatattcaattttacactttgtagagattgtacactttacccgTAAGACATGTCATCCTATTTTGCTAAGCATCCATTAGCTAATGGAAAACTCATACACATTTCtaaggtgtgcgctaggaatacACTGCAAAGCTTTTACCAAGTGAAGGATTGAGATGGCGGCCTAGAGAGGGGCGAATATGCCTTTTTCAAATTTTCCTCTGAACAACCTAAAATTTGCCTTAATAAAGTTAAATATGAAATTAAAGCTACTCTAAAGCAAGTAAAAAGGTACAATCCTATATGAAATAAATACAACTAGGATTGACACAAAGCAATATATTAACTTGCAATAAAGTAAAGGAAATATATGAAACAATCAAAAGGCGGAGACAACTTGGATGAGAGTCATCCAAGTTGggttgcgttcgagtagtgcagttGGTCGGGTTGGGAAGCATCCGTTCGCCGAACTGTCAagacagatggtttaaggagtttctcaacgaagacccctatgggtaccggtgctcgagaagaagcgagtctagcaagttcatgctcaccagagttatcactccttctgatgtgcatcacttctagccctttgaacttttactcgagctttcgcacctcgagtaagtaagccaccatgttgtcgtctaagcactggtactctttctgaacttggtttacgactagctatgagtcccctttcacaagaagtcatttaatcccaagtgatgcagctatgcggagcccgtttaccagtcctttaTATTTTGCAACATTATTAGAGGCTTTAAAGTCCAACTGAACAatgtacctgagttcgtcgTTCGTTGGAGATATgagcacaatgccagcccccgagccctggagtgtgagcgatccatcgaaaaagagcgtccagtgatcttcgaccatgtttggccttttttCCTCAACGTTTGTTCATTCAGTgatgaaatctgctaacactacggatttcacgcttgtgcgtggtgtgtagcttacgtcgaactcatttagttctaccgcccattgcgcgattcgtccagtagcttcccaattgtgtattacatccttcagcggatatGTCGTTAAGACCGTGATCCTATGCGCTTAGAAGTAGTGCTATAATttttgggaagacatcaagattgcatatatcagcttctgtacttgcgggtatcgtagcttagcatcgtgtagaaccttgCTCACGTAATAAACAGGtttttggaccttggcctttttctcgagGTATTCCTGTTCGACCGCCAGTACCGTGCTTACGACTTGTaaggtagctgcaatatacaaaaagagctcctctttctcgttaggcggtgtaagaatcaatggggaagataagtacctttttaagtcctggaagacACGTTTCGCTTCCTCTGTCCACTCGAATCGgtattgtttcttcaacaacctgaagaaaggcattcctcgctcgcccatcctagAGATGAACCGACTAAGAACAGCGatgcaacctgtcagtttctgaacctccttcagggttcgaggtgaccgcatctggccaagagcctcaattttgcgcggGTTGGCCTTAATGCCTCAACTTGACACCAAGAAGCCTTGAAGCTTGCCGGATGGCACATCGAACGTGCACTTTTTGGGGTTGAggatcatgcgatacttcctgaggttgttgaatgtttctgCGATATCGTTAACCAATGTGTTTCTGGTTTCCAACTTGgctacaacatcatcgatgtATGCTTCTACGTTGCGCtcgatttggggttgtagacagttttgaatacacctctGATACGTAGCACTAGcattttttaaactaaaatgcatctttacatagcaaaatacaccgaagggagtagtaaaagatgttttctcctcatcctttaatcccatgctaatttggtgataacccgaataggcatctagaaaacatagcaattcgcAGTCTACCatagagtcgacgatctggtcgatgcgcgggaggggaaaaggatccctagggcaagctttgttgaggtcggtgaagtcgacgcacattctccatctaccattgaccttcttgacgaggacggggTTCGGgagccacgtaggatgacgcacttcttgaatgaagcccgcctttaggagcttatcgacctcctcctggatggcccgcTTCATATCTTCCACAAATCTTCGCTGCTtttgcaccacaggtttggcaccGGGTTTAAcaactagtcgatgctcgatcacctcccttgctatgcgaacacgtcttggtttgcctggaggaaggtgacgagctcgagttcctatttggggtcaagattggCCCTGATCTTAACCATCTTAGATGGTTCAGatgggtcgaggggcactgGCTTGACGCAACCACCGATCTTCTTATCGTTGATGCCATTGTTGATCTTGCCTTCAGCATCGCCGGGATCAGAGGtgctagcaagacttacgagcctggagTTTTTGGCCTTGACGACATCTTGGTGCCTTTGATGCTTAGAATTTGCGTCCTTGGGGATGATAGCCACTTGACCAAAGTGTTCGACtatatccaggctttgcttgtcgcatttgaccgCTACCCGCTGATCCCCTTTGACTATAATGGCTCCCTTAGGACCCGGGATCTTGAGCATTTGGTAAGAGTAATGAACCACCTCTATGAACTTTCCcagcattgggcggcctagaatcacattgtacgccGTCTTGAAGTCCGTGACATCAAAGGTCATCTTTTCTGTGCGGAAATTATCgggcgtgccaaacgtgacTGTCAGCTCGATCCGGTAGAGAGGCATgatcgatgagttgggagttatgccgtggaaaggctcgactcctatTTTAAGCTCTGATatctgaattcccatcttgtccaaggtctTAGacaaaatgaggttgagtgaactaccaccatcgactagagttctggaaactttgacGTTGAGGATGGTCGGCTGAACCACAACtgggtatcgaccaggatgtggtattGCGACCGGATGATCGGTTTGACCAAAGGCGGTCGACTGTTCTGACCACATGAGATACTGAGTGGGCCCAATTAGGGCCAAGTTGGCTTCTCActcgaccgccttgtactgccttttggactcgtacATGGAagatcctctgaagatgtgcgccaagctatGATCTAcctcatggaactggggctcaCTGCCCCCAACATTCGACTTAGCCTGCTTATTGCCATACTTAGCGTTCACCTTGATCTCTTCGTCAAGctttttcttgaacacatagcactcgtcaaagtcgtgctggttgctccgatggatgggacaccacttcccgccacctcgactgaggcctttgttgtccccggTGTTGTGCGTTTGTTCCTGTCGACTGTAGCTATAGTTATATTAGGTCCCTTGCACTTGTCACCAGTTTTGGTTTTCTTTCCTCcactcttcgaggactcggATTTGTCCTTactagattgaaggtttttagcacGCACCTGCACTTCTGCTTGTTTTGCGCAATTATTGGCTAACTCAAATagctctttgaccgtacgaatcttctgagtagccatctttccacgtaaatctgtgtcctgaacacctcgtttgaaggcgatgattacCGACTCATCAGAGATGTCTGGGATCGTGTTACGCTTATCGCTGAACCGTCAGATAAATTCTCGAAGAGATTCACTATCGCCTTGGTGTAGCTGGTGAAAATCATTGTCCGTTCATGGTCGCTcaaatgtgccttggaaattagctatgaactgagccttgagtTCCACCCATGAACTAATCGAGTTGGGAGGCAAGTTTAGCAATCAGGACCTTGCGGGTACATCGAGGgcggttaacaggtaattggtcattactcgattgtcaccactggctgctcgaataacagtggtgtagatctgcaaccactcattgggattgattttTCAGTCATAGTTCTGGATCGGGctcgctttgaacttctcgggccaccgaattGACCGAAGTTCATGTACAAAAGCCTTGCAGCCTCCGTCGAACTCATCAGAAGGAGGTGGTGGGGAACTTTCACGCCTGCCTCTTTGAGCAGGGGAGTCGTGTCGACCATCCCGTCCCGTAGATCTGTGGTCATATGAGTGACGATTATCTTCACGGCATTCTTCACGGTGGTTTTCGATCACCGTCTGTAGATCATGCCGATTGCGAGGAATATGATTCCTCATGTCTTCCTGATTTCCGCGCCTATGGACGGGGTAGTTACAATTTGGCCCACATTGTCATGTTTGGGCTCGATCACCCGAGCTTCCCATCTGAGATTCCCCTACTCGAGAGGGTTCCCGCCCATGGCTCCTCGAGTCGGGACCGTGCTGATTGGGGGGTCTGGAATTGCTGGGAttatttgctcgagcaacttggatcgGAGCTGCATCAAGTagggtcttgacttgattgatcATAGGGGTTAGCGGATTCGCCGGATCTAACTCTGGAAGGGATCAAAGGATCAGATGCGCTCCTCGTATGTTAGCATCCGGAGTATTGAACACGTCGTTACCAAGGCTCAATGGTGGTCAAGCCGATGAGGCTTCATGGTGactgttcggagggagcttctCCCTCGAGCTGTGAGTCATCACAGGCAGAGGCGTACCCACCGGAAGTCGTCGGGAGAGGCCAGTAGGCATCTGTCTCCTGTGGTCTGCCGGTGATGGGTCGTGTCGGGTGCACGCAAGGCTCCAGCAGTGGATGTTTCTGGTGGTAACTCGGCGCCGATACCGTTGGGGGTGACAACTATCGCCGGATCTTTGGGAATTTTCGTGCCGTGGTCGACTACGGCCTCTGGATCTATCGCTATTGGATCAGTTGATGGGGGTCAttgcttctagccatatacaCGAATTGATCtattcggctgctctggctagtgTTAGAATCACCGTCGCCACCCTTGTCGCTGTCGGTGTCTATACAGTGGAGGACATTAGGCTCCgcaggatcccactcgagatgtcccacctcatggTACGCATCCACTGGTCTGGATTCGAGGGTACCGgtatggatcagtccaccttagCCATCCCAATGGAAAACCATGGTTCCGAAGGTAATCTCCGAATTGacgagaggggactcgaagctaTCCGCTATCGActcgaagtggtcatagaagccaTCGTCGGAGAATCCGATGTAAACATGAGcccgagacatgattaatcctacagaggagaagaaggcccctacctgccgcgccaactatcgaagattaattcctgacaatgtgtccatAAATAgattgggtaccttcgagtgcagggattaatcacaagACGGGGCtatcgatgtatacaggttcaggcctccgattagagtaataccctacgtcatgtgggggtgttgctgccgtatattgatgatctcgagtacaggCCATAGGGCTAAATCTATTAtagagagtatatcagatctggTCTAACATAAAGCTAGGGTCGCCGAGTACCTTCTCTGccagggtcttgatgcttgcttcGAGTTCTCTCTTCTTGTGTTTTCCTTATGTGTTGTTCTCGTGTCCTCTCTCCCCCTTCCCCCAGCCTtttcaccttatataggggtgggaGTACCGACTACTATCCAGCCGTgatcgatagggagttgtcttccttgatgtccaagtagatagatctgttttgagtactaaccgcatcgagttaggtaactaattgaaaccttcctgatatgtacttctgtgattccgggtgtatcaggtaccgctgattcggtttcgTGATATATAAAGCTCCTTAATACatgttgtacataccctattcgtatatgatatattccttatgcgcatataccctatagttagatattcgataaatATATCAAATAGTTGATTCCACCTCTGGATACGACTTTCTAAGCCTTCTTGATGCCtattctggttatcaccaaattagtaTTAAtctagaagatgaggagaagacatcCTTCAGTACTCCATTTAGGATCTATTGCTATGTTAAAATACCCTTTGGATTGAAGAATGTCGGTGTCACATACCAACAAGGAATGCAGATGACACTCCATGATCAAATCAACCGGAATGTAGAGGCCTACTTCGATGATCTTGGACTTAAAAGAAACGTTCAACAACCTACACAAGAATCGGGTCATGCTAAACCTGGAGAAGTGCACATTTGAAGTCAACGTGGGAAAATTACTTGGATATCTAGTGTCTTACTGGGGAATAGAAGTCAATCCTAAaaagatcaaagctattgaagagatgcaacTCCTCAAGTCAATTCGAGAAGTTCAGAGACTAACCGGATGCATGGCAGCCCTTAAACAGTTTATTTCCCGGCTTAGAGATCgaggacttcccttcttcaagttgttaaGACAACACGACAAGATTGAGTGGTCAAAAGAAGTAGATGAGCCATTCAACAATTTAAAGAGGTATCTTTCTCCCCCCCCCGTGCTAGTCACTCCCAATCCTAACGAAGATTTACTCTTATATTATGGCCTGACCATGAGCTAtaagtggggtattggtggtggaaaagGGAAGTGCAAGAAAAATGGGAGAAAAGCTAGTGACCGATGTACTACATCAATGATGTGCTCCACAGTCCTAAATAATGGAATTCGCAGGTGCAAAAGTTGTTATATGCAGTGTTGATGGCTTCTCGTAGGTTACAACATTATTTCCATGCTCACAAGATCAcaataccatcaatattccTACTGGACGAGATCCTGCACAACAGGGATGCAATTGGTCGAATTGCCATGGTCAGTTGAACTTAGGGAATTCGATGTCCGTTTCATGCATCGAACAACAATCATGTCGCAAGTACTTTGTGGCCAAATGGACAGAACCAAATCAACTCTAGGATGACCGCGACAACCTATCGGATGTATGGACTTTATTCTTCGACTGatcacttaggcttcaaggagcAGGGATAGGGATTATATTGATCTCTCCAATAGGAGAAAGCCTGCAATATACTTTGCAGATCAATTTTCTAACCACGAATAATGTAGCTGAATAAGAGGATCTACTCGTCGGACTCcgagtagcttctgctcttggtATCCGCCGCCCACTCGTGAAAGTGGATTTATAGTTGGTGGTAAAGtaagttagcaaggagtatcaaacctcgtATAAGACCATGACAGACTACCTCACATAGGTGAGGAAACTAGAAAAGAAAATCGTCGGACTCgaggtcaagtatatcccaaggaaggataaCTGCGTCACTGATAGTCTTATCTGCACAGCATCCTCACGGTCTCTAGGACAACTCGGGAtcttcatagagaaactcttgAAGCTATCTGTGAAATCATCACATGTCAGAATCAAAGGAGTGGTAGTCTACGAGGCATATAACCAGCTCAGGGGCTCACCAGGGACTGTCACCCCAAAAGGAGTTACAGGGGAACTCGTGGCTCAGGTCAAAAGCAAAGTTTCATGGATGACCACAAtctgcaagtaccttcaagatcgagttgtgccTAAGGATAATGCACTGACTGAGCAAATTTCCCATCGATCAaagatgtataccttggtggatgatatatttttttttatcaaaaaggcGCTCACGGaatactcatgaaatgcatctctcagaagtagggtagagaactactcgaagaaatccaTGGGTGGGGTGTGGAGCTCAGGCTTTATTCTGAACCCTGGTCGTAAAGGCATTCAAAT
Coding sequences:
- the LOC133903218 gene encoding uncharacterized protein LOC133903218 yields the protein MGIQISELKIGVEPFHGITPNSSIMPLYRIELTVTFGTPDNFRTEKMTFDVTDFKTAYNVILGRPMLGKFIEVVHYSYQMLKIPGPKGAIIVKGDQRVAVKCDKQSLDIVEHFGQVAIIPKDANSKHQRHQDVVKAKNSRLVSLASTSDPGDAEGKINNGINDKKIGGCVKPVPLDPSEPSKMVKIRANLDPK